CTGCAATATAAGCACTTATTATCATTGGCTGAGTATTCTTGATAGTAAAGTAAATTGGAGCAGGAACCACAGAGAATAACTTTTTCAGCCTTAAGATCTAGCTTATTCCATCGTATGATATCATGGCTCTCCAACTCTAGGTGGCACTTGTAACAGGGAAAATAAATATCACAGCATTTGAACTTTATTGCAATAATGTCCAATGCTGAATGGTAGTGTCTACATCTGGTTTGAGTATCGACCAACTGACCTTTCAAGTGAACAGGTTTCTTGCTATTGCTTACATTCAAGATAGTCATttttaaaataaatattagtTACAAACACTTGAAACTATGTTCATACCCATGTGCTTATGTTGTTGACCGGTACAATCGAACGCTGGTATTTTATGATTCAGAATCAATGTTTGATTATGTAATACTACACAAATATTAGGCTATAGCTATCGAATAAGCTTGGCCTTCCTGgtatataatatatgtatttcTAATAGGAAGAATCAAGCTAAGGAGATTCCGTGGCTATTGATGAGCTGAAGATTATTATGGGAAAGCACCAAATAGAAATTTATAGTTGTCATCTTGTAATTCAATTAAGTACATGCTGGTAcgatatatataatatactataCAATTACCAAATGCTAGTCATAAATTCACGTCTACTCTCTGAAATCTGGCCAATTTACATTACGATAGTAGATAATGTCTACAAGAAATATCACCGTTGAGAGAACGTTACAAGGCAGGTGATGCAAGAAGTAAACATGAAGTTAATGCTAGAATTATACATGTAGGTGGTGCTACAATAATCATTGCAGCCATTGGCCATGTGAGTCAATTGGTCTTACTATATATATGCTCTAAGACATACTTATACCAGTCAATGGCAAAGTATTGGATATTTATTATTCGCAGATCACTCAACTCTTTTTTCTAACAACTAGAACACAATATTACAAAGCGTCCTACAGAAGAATAACCAACAATCTACTTAACCATAAGATTTCAGACGATACCATGCTTTTATCTTGTAGTAAGAATGTAATTGCAGATCATAATTCGtttaatttttgcaattaaagTAATCAACTCCTTTCACGTCagtaaatattttcaacagCTTTAAAAacattataaatatataactATAACAACAACTTTAATTGTACAACAATGCCTTGCTGTTCTGTATTATATGTTTTGTATTTATTGTAGTATATATTTGTCTACGTAGCCAGGACAGTGTTCCTGGAGCAGCACTTTTTGTACACTGCGAAAACAAATCGCGATTTATTTGTTTACATTCCAAAGACCACAAACCATCGACTACAACAAACATAAAATTACCAACTTTGTTTTGTTCTAGTGACTAgaaattgtataatattcatactaatatttcttttgGTTAACATCATACACTATACTAGGTTCGACTAAGGTTATTGCTTACCCATTCATCACTAATCAACCAAATatccttttttttttgttagaACAATATTCTTGATTCAAGAagcaaattatcaattaacaAACTTATCAGTTCCAACTTTGTTTATACTCTTATAGACATATTACAATCGctacaaaatatattgaggtttgtttaattaatatttgctGTTGTTCTCAATTGTTCCACTAACGACAACTATTACAACaataacaacaacaacaac
This is a stretch of genomic DNA from Debaryomyces hansenii CBS767 chromosome G complete sequence. It encodes these proteins:
- a CDS encoding DEHA2G24112p (similar to uniprot|P36078 Saccharomyces cerevisiae YKL084W HOT13 Mitochondrial intermembrane space protein), with the protein product MTILNVSNSKKPVHLKGQLVDTQTRCRHYHSALDIIAIKFKCCDIYFPCYKCHLELESHDIIRWNKLDLKAEKVILCGSCSNLLYYQEYSANDNKCLYCSSDFNPNCSLHYGLYFDI